Part of the Benincasa hispida cultivar B227 chromosome 12, ASM972705v1, whole genome shotgun sequence genome is shown below.
GATCTTGAAAAGAATTTTATGAAGCATACTTGAGTTTTATTGATTGAACCTTGTGTTAATTAGCATTCTTTAAGATGAATTACTTCTTATGACTTCTATTTCTATGATGTGTTTTACAATGGGATGCTTAATGCTTAGTATGATAAGTTTTTAGCCTAAACCACgttttaaaaagtttgtatTGAAgaaaccagatactgaaggagaTGAAGGTATCTGGATCCCTTGATACCTAAGGAATCACGGTATCCAGGGTAAAATACTATTACTAGCCTTAAGGGTATATCCACGCATACGTAGGAACAATATGATCGATGCTAATTGTATTGAGATTACTCTATATCAGCTAAGAAAATCGACGTTGAGCGCTCGAGAAAAAGGACTCTCACTCAACTAAGGCAAGAAGAGGATGATTTTCAAACAGATTGATGATATTTGAGTTTTCCAGGATTTTAAAAGTACTTATACAAATCTATATCTCTTATGGcttaaaattttttcttaaacCTAAAACATAGAGAAACATGTTTTATTCAGTAACTATGTTTCTATATCATATTCTTAGCATATgtaagttttaaaaagaaagtcACTCATTAGGCATTTCTAGTTCACCTTTtctaaatgttttcttttcctcaGGTAGCGGACAATTCTCTAAAGCCTAGTTGATCTGCTAGTCAGCTACAAAGTTTAGGTCTCAAAGGAACAAAAGAAGTTTAGGTGGTTCATCATGGTTTGTTTAAACACTAAGACTTTCATGTACATATTAGGGGTAAGGGATAGAACCCTAGATAACACTAATATGGAATAAGGTTATGTAAAGTTACTTTAGTGATGTATATAATTTTGGGAGTGTTTTTACGTGATAATGAGATTCGTATGTGATGCGTTTTAATATATGTGATGGTTAAATGCTCTATGATGTCTTCAAGAGTGCATTGTTTTGCCTAAttaaatccaagtgtaaatctAACTAAGCATCTGGTGAGTCCAGGGTCGAAAACAGGGATTACTTGTTATTGATGCAATGAAACTATTGTTTCGATCTTGTTGCTAATTTGTTGTTAAACAAAGGCAATGAGTTTATGTTCCTAAGTGTTGAAATGAAAGATGATGAATGCATTGGAAATCACAATCATAACGGAAGCAACTTATGTAATGCAATGGAGTTTTCCAAGGGATGAATTAGGGTTGAGGCACATATTCATTAACATTCCCTAAGTAAATGCACAAACCATGCATTTAAGAAAATTACTCGCAAATCATAACTACACTTCTCGGTATATTTAGCCACATTGTccatttctaggatgcatgcgatgagctTTTAATGcaaaaaatatttctttatttctaaaggtaatctcttcttgttttatgaAGTCTAAATCATTTACTTTTTCAAGCATAGATTCAGTCTATTTAAAGCAATCTCTTAACTAATTCAAATAGCTTATAAAGCATGCATAAAATATGTTGAACACATGATCAAGCTTTACTTAGTTCATATTAGTTGCAATGATTCTCAACCCATACAGAAGTTAGTTACTTATGGATAAAGATGAAGAGATAGATGAATAATAAACTGTGAATGCATTCATATTGATAAAATGAGTTTTTCAAGGTTTTACACAATATGAACAACTGTAGTAAAAAGAAGATATAGAGATAGATATAAAAAGTCAAGTCATAGGTGACAGTTTCTTGCTCCTTCCAGCTCTTTAAACAACTGCTTCTTGAGGATTGTGTTGAAAAAGATGGCTTCCCTTCTGTTCCAAAAGAGCTCTTTAGTATTCACTCAATATTTCATGAGGGCTCGAAAGAATTATGTGAAGTGAAGATTTTTGCAGAGTTTTTCCAATGTCTCCTCTCTTTTGCATGGAAATCTtgtgggggtatttataggcatcacGAGGTAGCTTTTCCAtctctcactaatgattatTCTGACGACATGCATTAAATTTCATACTCTGACGTGCCGTCTGTTGCGCATAAGAAGTTTATTGGCTCTACCGTGAACCTTTCTTGTCAGCTACCAACTTGGTCTTCGATTTGACTTCTACCGCTTATGCGCCATGTcaccttccttttcttttatcgCATTAGTTTATGCGTCTCCAGCTATGCAGTTTCGATGTTGGCATTAGGAATTTCCTCCGCGATGAACTGTTGATCGCATGACAGGATTTCTGCATTTCCAAAAGCAcaattttataactttttaaGGGTTATGAAATGTTGTATAAGTGCATCACATAATATAATGAAATCATGAATTTCTTACCAATTTTGTCGCATTGTCcatgatttttttcttaattgttttagataaaagaggtaaaataacttgtatttctacaaattatcagCATGCTTGTATGTTTGGTTAAGAGTATGTCAACAGAGGCCACATATGTATACATTAACTGTTAACTAGGTACAACAAATGCAATGGAGACAAGTATCAGGAAGTAAGATGGGTAGTAGGTGTCGTAAGATGATCGACGTCTACTATCATCACAGCTCTTCCCAGGTTAAGAAGGTAatcgggagggggtgtgacaggttggtatcagagcataagattttgaGGAAATAGGCTCATGCATTAGACTAGGAGCATGTCAATCTTGTAATGTACCTAATGATTGTGAACTATTTTAGGATGGATGCCTCGAAGAAGTGACAGACTGAGTAAGTAAATGGTAGATGGGGATCATGACCCTACCAGAGATCCTGTAGTACGAGGGAATCAAGACCTTGTTATAGAACCAGTGGCACAAGAGACCACATATGAGGCAAAGTCTAGCACCCTTCAGGATAGAGCTGACTCTAACATGGAGGATGGAGTTTTTGACAGAATAGCATAGAGATTAAGGCTAGCGTAGGATCCATATAGGTGGATTCAGAGAAAAAATATGGAATAGAAAGGATGAAAGATTAGGTGCAACGACGTTGGAAGGTACGACAGACCCGACAGATGTCGAGATTTGGCTAGATCTGATAGAGAAATTCTTTAGTGTGATGAAGTGTTCCGATGACCGAAAGGTCGGGTTAGCGATATTTCTATTCCAAGAGAGGGCAGAGAAGTGGTGGAAAGTCATAGGCTCCAGAAGGAGCAGTTCTGAGGTTATGACATGGGAAGAATTCAAGAGAGCCTTTGAAGACAAGTACTATCCCAGTTCATTCTGTGAGGCGAAGAGAAATGAGTTTCTGGAGTTAGTCCAAGGTTCGATGATAGTAGCAGAGTATGAGCAGGAATATACTGAGCTATCTTAATATACCTTTACTATCATTGCTGAAGAGAAAGACAGATGTATGCGGTTTGAGAACGACTTGAGGAAGAAGATTCGAACACCAGTGACCACCACAACTAACTAGAAAGAATTTTCCCAGTTATTCGAGACGATGATGAGAGTTGAGAAGAGTTTGACAGAGGAAGAGCAGGATAGATAAGCCATGAGAGGTGGATTGCAGGAGTAGGGAGGTGGAAGAGAACAACGAAGATCTACTCTAAGAGTGCTAGGAAGGAGGAACTTCAAGCCCCGTTATAGTGGGCAATCAACTTCCAGAGGTAGCAGAGCTGGGAGTTAGCAGAGATAGGACAGAAGGAGATCCAGTCAGCCAGTTGTTTTGACTAGAGGATCCACGTCaggacatacaggtgaatccaTTACTAGTTTAGCCAGGAATCCCTCATGTGCGAGTTGTGGTAAGAACCACTTGGGGCAATGTTATAGTGGAAAAAATGTCTGCATGTTATCAGTGTGGGCAAACGGGTCATTTCAAGAGGGAGTGCACTCAATTGATTCAGGAGACACAAGCTGAATAGAGAGCGAATATTGTGACACTGGTATGGTAATTCTTTGTAAACGACCTGCATATGTATTGTTAGATCCAGGAGCAACTCATTCATTTATCTCTAGCATGTTTGCATAGAATACTGGTAGGATATTAGAGAATATGCTTGATGAACTATTTATTTCTACTCATGTTGGTGAAGTGTTGGTAGTAAAAGAATTCTATAGAGGTTGTGAAGTTGTGATTGAGTGTcatagcatgttgattgatttAATCCCTCTAGAATTATTAGAGCTCGATGCTATCCTGAGGATCgattttttatttagatatcATGCATTTGTAGATTGTTACAAAAAAGAAATGTCGTTCAGTAGACCTGAAAAAGTTGAGATAGTGTTTATAGGAAATTGGAGAGTTCTTCCTAATAGTttgatttcaaagaaaaacCGTCCTCTCCCTTTTTTTCATCTCAACCATAGTTTTCTACACAGCAAACTTTTCCTTgatcatttttctttaaagaaaattgaCCTTTTTGTTGGTCGTGTGAGTATATAACAAAATGGGTGTGCAATTATGTAAATGCTAATGTGGGaacataattaattttctccATTATTCATGAACCCAAATAAACCACCATCAAATCGAAAAATCTGCCCTCCACCAACGACATCCCTAGTGGAGCCACTTGTCAAATACTCTAGAAAGCTAATTTAGATCATATCAACATTTGCAGCTCTATGGATCTTCtcaaagaaaaatgaaacaaagtatgaaagaaagaaatCGGGAACACTGAGAGAATATTCCCAAAATGTCATCCCACAAAGTTCCAAAACTTTGCCTAAACTTCTGAGCTCTCTTCTTCAAATAACCCCTGCCAGCTAAAATCCCAAGAGGCCACACATAGGTTATTTTGTATCATATTATAGAGCCTAGTGGTAACATATTATTCTTTcacaaaaaataatttcttcTTTCCTCAAAACCCTATAAAACACCACTCATTCTTCCCCTTCTCCCACCACCAATACCCCAAAATCCCTTCATTTTTCTTGTGAAGAAAAACCAAAGAAGGATCCAAATGGCTTCCAAAGCTACAGCCTCTCTTGCTTTCCTTCTTTCTCtcaatctccttttcttttccctcgTCTCAGCTTGTAATAATTGCTATGTCCCTGCCCCACCCAAGCCAAAGCCATGCCCTCCAGTGGTCAAGCCCAGCCCTTCATCTGGCTATGGAAAATGCCCTAGAGACACCCTTAAGCTCGGTGTCTGCGCCAAGCTGCTCGGTGGCCTTGTCGACATTACGATCGGCAAGCCCCCAGTGACCCCATGCTGTAGTTTGATTGAAGGTCTTGCTGATCTTGAAGCTGCTGTCTGCCTTTGCACTGCCATTAAGGCTAACCTTTTGGGCCTCAACCTTAACCTTCCTGTCTCCCTTAGCTTGCTCCTTAATGTTTGCCAAAAGAATGTTCCCAAGGGATTCCAGTGCTGAGTTTAATTAACCAGTACCTTCTCTATTTCATGATATGTTGTTGAGTGTGTTTTGATGTGGGTTTGTTTTAGAATATTTATTTGCAAATTCTTGGTTTGTTTAATTTACTACATATgggttctttttctttttggggtTGGAAAGTCTCAATAAGTTTACCTATTGGTAAATTTATGATCAGTAATTGTAGTTTTGAATATTGGAAATGAAAAGATCTACCATTTCCTCCTTTATATTTTCTGCTTTCCATAACTTTCCAAAAAAATTCTGTTACTTTCTATTTAAAAGGTTAAAATTGATCACTATATTGTAATTTGTTTACAAGAAATTAAAGGATATGGGTAAATACACCTGAATATTTCAACTAGATTGATATATTCATAGCACCCTCATCACTAAACTACAAATTCAATT
Proteins encoded:
- the LOC120092828 gene encoding 14 kDa proline-rich protein DC2.15-like, whose product is MASKATASLAFLLSLNLLFFSLVSACNNCYVPAPPKPKPCPPVVKPSPSSGYGKCPRDTLKLGVCAKLLGGLVDITIGKPPVTPCCSLIEGLADLEAAVCLCTAIKANLLGLNLNLPVSLSLLLNVCQKNVPKGFQC